The following coding sequences lie in one Heyndrickxia oleronia genomic window:
- a CDS encoding cytochrome P450 family protein → MDTKSLDLFSQEFHQNPYDYYNKIRPHQPFAKVKMFNEGHHYSWMAFTYEAAVAVLKDPRFIKDMRTVFPDEVTDENLPPITQSMLFVDPPDHRRLRSLVQSGFTPKRIEMLRGRIEDIAREQAWLMRNKETVDFIEEYAFPIPIRVICELLGIPSEDRLDFQRWSNVIVEISDSPRYDEAMVEFMAYLEKMIEKKRESPKEDLLSDLIQAEEGGDRLTVSELYGVVMLLIVAGHETTVNLIANGLLALLTHQDQLAMLKEDHSLVAQAIEELLRFNGPVEFSTDRWAKESFTFMGQQVEKGDHVIVSLASADHDPATFSDPSTLDITREKSPHLAFGKGIHYCLGAPLARLEGEIALRVLLEEYPNLSLAAELNELEWRQSLVIRGLKQLPIKLL, encoded by the coding sequence ATGGATACTAAATCGCTTGACTTGTTTTCGCAGGAGTTTCACCAAAATCCTTATGATTATTACAATAAAATCCGACCACACCAACCATTTGCAAAAGTGAAGATGTTTAACGAAGGACATCATTATTCATGGATGGCTTTTACGTATGAAGCAGCGGTAGCCGTGTTAAAAGATCCGAGGTTTATAAAAGATATGCGGACAGTCTTCCCTGATGAAGTGACAGACGAAAATCTGCCTCCAATAACTCAAAGCATGCTTTTTGTTGATCCACCTGACCATCGCCGCCTACGCAGCCTTGTACAAAGTGGCTTTACGCCCAAAAGGATTGAGATGTTAAGAGGGCGCATTGAGGATATTGCAAGAGAACAAGCATGGCTCATGAGAAACAAAGAAACGGTTGACTTTATAGAAGAATATGCGTTTCCGATTCCAATTAGAGTCATCTGTGAATTGCTTGGCATCCCATCTGAAGATCGTCTTGATTTCCAGCGCTGGTCCAATGTAATAGTGGAGATTAGTGATAGTCCTAGATACGATGAGGCTATGGTGGAATTTATGGCTTATCTGGAGAAAATGATTGAAAAAAAGCGTGAATCTCCTAAGGAGGATTTGCTGTCTGATTTAATTCAAGCAGAGGAAGGAGGAGATCGTTTAACTGTAAGCGAATTGTATGGTGTCGTTATGCTTCTAATTGTGGCAGGACATGAAACGACTGTGAATCTAATTGCCAATGGTTTACTGGCGCTGCTTACACACCAAGACCAGCTTGCAATGCTAAAAGAAGACCATTCCCTTGTAGCACAAGCCATTGAAGAATTGCTACGATTTAATGGTCCAGTTGAGTTCAGTACAGACCGTTGGGCGAAGGAGTCCTTTACCTTTATGGGACAGCAAGTTGAGAAAGGGGACCATGTCATTGTGTCTCTTGCGTCAGCGGATCATGATCCAGCGACGTTTTCTGATCCCAGTACCCTCGACATTACAAGGGAAAAAAGTCCGCATCTTGCGTTTGGAAAAGGCATCCACTATTGTCTAGGTGCCCCTCTTGCCCGGCTTGAAGGCGAAATTGCCCTACGCGTTTTGCTGGAAGAATACCCAAATCTTAGCCTTGCAGCTGAACTGAATGAACTTGAATGGCGACAAAGCCTTGTTATTCGTGGATTGAAACAGTTGCCTATCAAGCTTCTTTAA
- a CDS encoding MBL fold metallo-hydrolase, translating to MNTYLEEITKDVYAFLVWDESWDSYNNCYLLLDANDILLIDSGKEEHSQFLFSALNSKGISNSDVTHFIATHGHKDHIGGIQHIGEVDGFIHRKDLDLVPQNLRHKLKMNLPDNGLTAGNLECVLLGHHTKGSVLLYHRKSKTLFCGDHICFFGESLNDNKVVDIGTLEREKFKQFVSDWSQNEEMKREHHFNLFIDGLRVINKFDVEYLCTGHGTILKGNINRFISDLLKFE from the coding sequence ATGAATACGTATCTCGAAGAAATAACGAAAGATGTGTATGCTTTTTTAGTTTGGGATGAATCCTGGGACTCATATAATAACTGCTACTTGTTGCTCGATGCCAATGATATTTTGCTTATTGACTCAGGAAAAGAAGAACATTCTCAATTCCTGTTCTCTGCACTAAATAGTAAAGGGATTTCTAATAGTGATGTAACTCACTTTATTGCCACACACGGTCATAAGGACCATATTGGGGGAATTCAACACATAGGAGAAGTAGACGGATTTATTCATAGGAAAGATTTAGATTTGGTACCCCAAAATCTTAGACACAAACTAAAGATGAATCTCCCCGATAACGGTTTAACTGCAGGCAATTTAGAATGTGTTCTCCTTGGACATCATACAAAAGGTTCTGTCTTACTATATCATCGTAAAAGCAAAACGCTATTTTGTGGAGATCATATTTGCTTTTTTGGAGAATCTTTAAACGATAATAAAGTTGTAGATATAGGTACTCTTGAAAGAGAAAAGTTTAAGCAGTTTGTGTCTGATTGGTCTCAAAACGAAGAAATGAAAAGAGAACATCATTTTAATTTATTTATCGATGGTTTAAGGGTTATTAACAAATTTGATGTTGAATATTTATGTACGGGACACGGCACGATCTTAAAAGGAAATATAAATAGATTTATTTCGGATTTACTCAAATTTGAATAG
- a CDS encoding SRPBCC family protein gives MVSIAQLQKINKPAHLVYLALTTKEGLSEVWTKDLNVEAVVGKVNEFRFGPNDTAKMKVIELVADKRVSWECVYADSEPEWIGTTITFELTESNGITKVDFSHDQWKEITSCYKYCNYNWAMFLLSLKQYCELGKGTPYQERSF, from the coding sequence ATGGTAAGTATTGCACAATTGCAAAAAATAAACAAACCAGCCCATCTGGTATACCTAGCATTAACAACGAAGGAAGGCTTGTCTGAAGTATGGACAAAGGATTTGAATGTGGAAGCAGTCGTTGGAAAGGTGAATGAGTTTCGCTTTGGTCCTAATGATACAGCCAAAATGAAAGTCATTGAGCTTGTTGCAGACAAGCGAGTCAGCTGGGAATGCGTTTACGCTGATTCCGAACCAGAATGGATCGGGACTACAATCACTTTTGAATTAACTGAATCTAACGGCATCACAAAGGTTGATTTTAGCCATGACCAGTGGAAAGAAATTACGTCATGTTACAAGTATTGCAATTACAACTGGGCAATGTTTTTGCTGAGCTTGAAGCAGTACTGTGAGCTTGGGAAAGGCACACCTTATCAAGAAAGAAGTTTTTAG
- a CDS encoding VOC family protein, with protein MNSPIKNQINTIFVHVSNLKRSVIWYSQLLGQEYDTAEIRRPVYNIKISDYTGLTLDAGPEEKIKRTKNCEYPLFNFHTDQIYVAYNYVNSLGYKIESEIVNFDDFSYFTISDPDRNIIMICTG; from the coding sequence ATGAACAGTCCAATTAAAAACCAAATCAATACTATTTTTGTCCATGTAAGTAATCTAAAGAGATCAGTAATTTGGTATTCACAATTACTAGGTCAAGAATACGATACCGCAGAAATTAGAAGGCCAGTATATAATATTAAAATTAGCGATTACACTGGATTAACCTTGGATGCAGGACCAGAAGAGAAAATAAAAAGAACGAAAAATTGCGAATATCCGTTATTTAATTTTCACACAGATCAAATCTACGTAGCGTATAATTACGTAAATAGTTTGGGATATAAAATTGAATCGGAAATTGTAAATTTTGATGATTTCTCTTATTTTACTATTAGTGATCCTGATAGAAATATAATAATGATTTGTACTGGTTAA
- a CDS encoding RNA polymerase sigma factor, with amino-acid sequence MPIENLNSLSNDLRKIDQEFKQKIEPYRSELWNYCYRLTRSPWDAEDLVQDTLLRSLSVLAKIFQPLNTRAYLFKIATNLWIDQVRKQKHTNLSFDDVVFNEKDTSKEFLVMEHLELLIRYLTPNQYVALILSDVLQFKGSEVAEIMSSSEGAVYTNLSRARNKMREYHNSNKKNSYAHAVKELPINPTIDLLLKGFRDKNPKLIASLLDENVMTEITHSGLEMGKNETEKNSLKDWAEIVQKQHKIISQYIELWGRNVIVEFEQKLDNQLYLNNIHFFELVEEKVSYWKFYCFSWDLMKRAAKELNVNLNAQYFYHIF; translated from the coding sequence ATGCCAATTGAAAATCTAAATTCATTAAGTAATGATTTAAGAAAGATTGATCAAGAATTTAAACAAAAGATTGAGCCATATCGAAGTGAATTGTGGAATTATTGTTATAGATTAACAAGATCCCCCTGGGATGCTGAAGATTTAGTACAAGATACTTTATTAAGATCATTGTCAGTTCTAGCTAAAATATTTCAACCTTTAAATACGAGAGCTTATTTGTTTAAAATTGCTACTAATCTATGGATTGATCAGGTAAGAAAACAAAAACATACAAATTTGTCTTTCGATGATGTAGTTTTTAATGAAAAGGATACTTCAAAAGAATTTTTAGTAATGGAACACTTGGAATTATTGATAAGGTATTTAACTCCGAACCAATACGTGGCACTAATCTTATCAGATGTTCTTCAATTTAAGGGAAGCGAAGTAGCAGAGATTATGTCATCCTCGGAGGGGGCAGTTTATACAAACTTGAGTAGAGCAAGAAATAAAATGCGTGAGTACCATAATTCTAATAAAAAAAATAGCTACGCCCATGCAGTAAAAGAACTTCCTATAAATCCAACGATAGATTTATTATTAAAGGGATTTAGGGATAAAAATCCAAAACTAATAGCTTCTTTATTAGATGAAAATGTAATGACTGAGATAACACATTCTGGACTAGAAATGGGTAAAAATGAAACGGAGAAAAACTCATTAAAAGATTGGGCAGAAATTGTTCAAAAACAACATAAAATCATTTCCCAGTATATAGAGCTATGGGGACGGAATGTTATTGTTGAGTTTGAGCAGAAGTTAGATAATCAATTATATCTTAACAATATACATTTCTTTGAGTTAGTAGAAGAAAAGGTATCCTATTGGAAATTCTATTGTTTTTCTTGGGATTTAATGAAAAGAGCTGCTAAAGAACTAAACGTAAATTTGAATGCGCAATATTTTTATCACATTTTTTAA
- a CDS encoding PHP domain-containing protein translates to MYADLHIHSHYSDSTRSPEEIVKKARELGIDLLCVSDHNTTAAYNELIPLCKENQIKLIRGAEISTSFEDKEFHVLAYDFNFENKEIIDICKQCETVYADIDIQLIKKMSVDYKEISIEDFNSYNRNLKNGGWKGFDYLKSKNLVIDVPSFLISSVIIILNPKVHFHQ, encoded by the coding sequence ATGTATGCAGATTTACATATTCATTCACACTATTCCGATAGTACCCGTTCTCCTGAGGAAATTGTCAAGAAGGCAAGAGAGCTCGGCATTGACTTATTATGTGTAAGCGACCACAACACAACAGCAGCTTATAACGAGCTTATACCTTTGTGTAAAGAGAACCAAATTAAATTAATTCGAGGAGCAGAAATCTCTACCTCTTTTGAAGATAAAGAATTTCATGTCCTCGCTTATGACTTCAATTTTGAAAATAAAGAGATAATTGATATTTGCAAACAATGTGAGACGGTTTATGCTGATATTGATATACAATTAATAAAAAAGATGAGTGTTGACTACAAGGAAATAAGTATAGAAGATTTTAATTCTTACAATCGAAATCTAAAAAACGGTGGTTGGAAAGGCTTTGACTACCTAAAGAGCAAAAACTTAGTTATTGATGTTCCTAGTTTTTTAATCTCATCAGTGATTATAATATTAAACCCAAAAGTTCATTTCCATCAATAG
- a CDS encoding MFS transporter: MKEKKFKGLALTLLAVSQLILALDYTIIFVGLPSIAVELGFSANSLQWVVSAFSLVYGGFLLIGGRLSDLLGRRRMFIIATALFGLGSLLGGLVNSDMMLIVARGIQGLGGALLSPATLSLIMSNFEEGKERNHAMSVWAAMGGVGLSLGLLLGGLLTNYFGWEAIFLVNVPITILVILLAPFALQESKVTSTTRHYDLAGTISVTAGMILVVYYLIQSPLKGWANQATIIPGVLGFCLLLLFIIIEKRTSEPLIPSSLIRIRSLVSATISAALFSASFGTLYYFLTLYTQEVLHYSTILSGVSFLPLTLSALVGSKFINKMISQIGIAGTMGTGMVLGSIGFIILTQLTVHGSIWAMILGTIIIGLGQAFVFTTMFIAASLGIEMKQQGIASAIINTGQQIGSAVGLAVIMAIVSATLNTSGSLEQMGNELLTDAVRMALIIEAIIALVGLLVAFTLRQKNSSSLVTNNSIDK, translated from the coding sequence ATGAAAGAAAAGAAATTTAAGGGGTTAGCTCTAACTCTTTTAGCTGTATCTCAGTTAATCTTAGCACTCGATTACACTATTATCTTTGTTGGCTTACCATCTATTGCTGTAGAATTAGGCTTCTCTGCAAATTCATTGCAATGGGTAGTAAGTGCATTTTCTCTAGTTTATGGGGGATTTTTACTAATTGGGGGAAGATTGTCAGATTTATTAGGAAGAAGAAGGATGTTTATTATAGCAACTGCACTATTCGGTTTAGGGTCTTTACTTGGAGGTTTAGTAAATTCTGATATGATGTTGATTGTAGCAAGAGGTATTCAAGGGCTAGGAGGAGCATTATTGTCTCCTGCAACCCTATCATTGATAATGTCAAATTTTGAAGAAGGCAAAGAACGAAACCATGCGATGTCAGTATGGGCAGCCATGGGTGGAGTAGGTTTGTCCCTTGGGTTATTGCTTGGAGGGTTGTTAACAAATTATTTTGGATGGGAAGCCATTTTCTTAGTAAATGTGCCAATTACGATTCTCGTTATTTTACTGGCGCCATTTGCTCTACAAGAGAGTAAAGTAACGTCAACTACTCGTCATTATGATTTAGCTGGAACTATTTCAGTGACGGCTGGCATGATTTTAGTGGTTTATTATCTTATTCAATCTCCACTTAAGGGCTGGGCAAATCAAGCAACAATCATTCCTGGAGTTTTAGGATTTTGTCTACTTTTATTATTTATTATTATTGAAAAGCGTACGAGCGAACCTTTAATTCCTTCTAGTCTGATTCGTATTCGTAGTTTAGTCAGTGCTACAATCAGTGCAGCTTTGTTTTCTGCATCTTTTGGAACACTTTACTATTTTTTGACTCTTTACACTCAAGAAGTATTACATTACTCTACGATTCTTTCAGGAGTGAGCTTTCTACCTTTAACACTCAGTGCTTTAGTAGGTTCTAAGTTTATTAACAAGATGATTAGCCAAATAGGTATTGCAGGGACAATGGGAACTGGAATGGTACTTGGATCTATAGGTTTTATCATTCTTACCCAATTAACTGTACACGGCTCCATTTGGGCAATGATATTGGGTACTATTATTATAGGTTTAGGGCAGGCATTTGTATTTACAACAATGTTTATTGCTGCTAGTTTAGGTATTGAAATGAAACAACAAGGGATTGCATCTGCTATTATAAACACAGGCCAACAAATCGGCTCCGCAGTTGGTTTGGCAGTAATTATGGCGATAGTTTCAGCTACCCTCAATACCAGTGGATCATTGGAACAAATGGGGAACGAACTTTTGACCGATGCAGTGCGAATGGCATTGATTATTGAAGCTATCATTGCTCTGGTTGGACTATTAGTAGCATTTACTTTAAGGCAAAAGAATTCTTCTTCATTGGTAACAAATAATTCAATTGATAAGTGA
- a CDS encoding TetR/AcrR family transcriptional regulator, with the protein MARNKEFDPSIVLHKSMEIFGHYGYEGTSLQNLLDGLGIARQSLYDTYGTKRDLFISAVKQYINGKTAAVISYLERPGSVKKAISEIFYEGINVLKDDARRKECFIMDSAIAQIPHDLEISEFFNHDLKRLEEAFYKALVRAQEQGEIGKKKDINALAKYLNHSRYSLTQVAKLSSDHKVLDDYVSVILTTLD; encoded by the coding sequence ATGGCTAGAAATAAAGAATTTGATCCATCTATTGTACTACATAAATCTATGGAGATTTTTGGACATTATGGCTACGAAGGCACTTCGCTTCAAAATTTATTAGATGGTTTAGGAATAGCACGTCAAAGTTTATATGACACTTATGGTACAAAAAGGGATCTGTTTATTTCTGCAGTAAAACAATATATAAATGGAAAAACTGCTGCTGTAATATCATATTTGGAGCGTCCTGGGTCAGTAAAAAAGGCTATTAGTGAAATTTTCTATGAGGGAATAAACGTCTTAAAGGATGATGCAAGGCGTAAAGAATGCTTTATTATGGATAGTGCAATCGCTCAAATACCCCATGATTTGGAAATATCAGAGTTTTTTAACCATGATTTAAAACGGTTAGAAGAAGCTTTTTATAAAGCTTTAGTACGTGCTCAAGAACAGGGGGAAATTGGGAAGAAAAAAGACATAAATGCTCTGGCTAAGTATTTGAATCACTCCAGATATTCGTTAACACAGGTGGCTAAGTTATCATCGGATCATAAAGTATTAGATGATTATGTTTCTGTGATTCTCACGACATTGGACTAA
- a CDS encoding DUF3231 family protein: MTIDKDLNPMNVIKPLNINPKILYEPQPFTTFEIGKLWATYMGNSMSIQILSYFLQNCDDEDIRLLLENGLALANDFTHRIEGFFKKENFPIPIGFTKDDVNLGAPRLYADEFYVHYLKYAAKAGLSLYAVAVPLVLREDIREFFIYCNQCTTVILGQTNNILMDKKFIAAPPTIPTPDGVDKIDKQSYLSGFIGEVRPLQALEIIHLWDNIENNVTSLALLLGFHQIVQDKKIKALFKRGLDMTNKAVKQYQEKLHVEHLQSPSYLDHLITTSTFSPFSDKIMLFHKVDMFAMKIRSFGNSLAVTARRDINLLYLRTLMNIGLFVDDGMNILIDKGWLEAPPEAYDRS, translated from the coding sequence ATGACAATAGATAAAGATTTAAATCCAATGAATGTGATAAAACCACTTAATATAAATCCCAAAATATTATATGAGCCCCAACCTTTTACAACTTTTGAAATTGGTAAACTTTGGGCTACCTATATGGGAAACAGCATGTCAATTCAAATTTTAAGTTATTTTCTTCAAAATTGCGATGATGAAGATATTAGACTGCTATTAGAAAATGGTTTAGCTTTAGCAAATGATTTCACGCATAGAATAGAAGGATTTTTTAAAAAGGAGAATTTCCCTATCCCAATTGGATTTACTAAAGATGATGTAAATCTTGGTGCCCCTCGTTTATACGCAGATGAATTTTATGTTCATTATTTAAAATATGCTGCTAAGGCAGGTTTGAGTCTTTACGCAGTAGCCGTTCCATTGGTATTGAGGGAGGATATAAGGGAATTTTTTATTTATTGTAATCAATGCACTACCGTCATTTTAGGGCAAACTAATAATATTTTAATGGATAAAAAATTCATTGCTGCACCTCCTACCATACCAACACCAGATGGAGTTGATAAAATTGATAAACAAAGTTACTTAAGTGGTTTTATTGGAGAAGTCCGACCATTACAAGCATTAGAAATCATCCATCTTTGGGATAACATTGAAAATAACGTAACAAGTTTGGCATTATTATTGGGATTCCATCAGATCGTTCAAGATAAAAAGATAAAGGCTTTGTTTAAAAGAGGCTTAGACATGACTAATAAAGCTGTAAAGCAATACCAGGAAAAACTGCACGTGGAACACCTTCAATCACCGTCATACCTAGACCATTTGATTACAACATCTACATTTTCACCTTTTTCCGATAAAATAATGTTGTTCCATAAAGTGGACATGTTCGCAATGAAGATAAGGTCATTCGGAAACTCACTGGCGGTAACAGCAAGAAGAGATATAAATCTATTGTATTTAAGAACTCTTATGAACATTGGCTTGTTTGTTGATGATGGCATGAATATCTTAATCGATAAAGGTTGGTTGGAGGCACCGCCAGAAGCGTATGACAGATCATAA
- a CDS encoding MFS transporter: MKNTWKVYVLALISFLVGTSNYIVSGILDRIAETLGTSVAAAGQLITVYSLAYAVGTPILMALTAKMDRRKLLLYSLGLFIAANLLTFILSGFGFFIAARIITALGAGVVTVNALSIAAKIAPPGKQASAIANVTMGITASLIIGVPLGRMVASAFGWKAVFLAIAIVGVMAMLVIAAVIPRMQGDKPVPLIKQFALLKKPQVLVALAITFFWLGGYSLAYTYISPFLLDVTHLNESLISAALFVFGIASLIGSKVGGYSADKRGIKYTLVSGMVLHVISFILLSFVGQSVIAVFAILILWSFAAWSSAPAQQFNLVSLVPESSGVMLSLNSSMMQLAMAVGAGIGGLIVNRVSLASITWFGLLGVVIAIIATFVLSSMASRHSVIQLAD, from the coding sequence ATGAAGAACACATGGAAAGTTTACGTTCTAGCATTGATCAGCTTTTTAGTCGGCACATCCAATTACATCGTTTCCGGGATATTGGACCGGATCGCAGAGACATTGGGAACAAGCGTTGCGGCAGCAGGCCAGCTTATTACGGTTTATTCCCTGGCCTATGCGGTTGGTACGCCTATTTTGATGGCGCTGACGGCCAAAATGGACCGGCGTAAGCTCCTCCTTTATTCGCTTGGCCTCTTTATTGCAGCAAATCTGCTGACATTTATATTATCAGGCTTCGGTTTCTTCATAGCCGCGAGAATTATTACGGCGTTAGGTGCCGGAGTGGTCACAGTTAACGCGCTCAGCATCGCCGCCAAAATCGCTCCGCCAGGTAAGCAGGCTAGCGCCATCGCCAACGTCACCATGGGCATTACCGCATCACTCATCATCGGCGTTCCGCTCGGTAGAATGGTAGCCTCGGCTTTTGGCTGGAAAGCGGTATTTCTGGCCATCGCAATTGTCGGGGTTATGGCCATGCTTGTCATTGCTGCGGTTATTCCACGTATGCAGGGCGACAAGCCTGTCCCTTTGATCAAACAATTTGCTTTGTTAAAAAAACCTCAGGTTTTGGTTGCTTTAGCGATTACTTTTTTCTGGTTGGGAGGATATTCCCTCGCCTATACTTACATCTCTCCTTTTTTGCTAGATGTGACTCATTTAAATGAATCATTAATTAGCGCAGCTCTATTCGTGTTCGGCATTGCCAGTTTGATTGGCTCGAAAGTCGGCGGTTACAGCGCGGATAAACGGGGCATCAAATACACGCTCGTTTCAGGGATGGTGCTTCACGTCATTTCGTTTATTTTGCTATCCTTCGTAGGACAGTCGGTCATTGCTGTATTCGCCATTTTGATCCTTTGGTCTTTTGCCGCTTGGTCATCCGCTCCGGCGCAGCAATTTAACCTGGTTTCGCTTGTTCCTGAATCCTCGGGAGTCATGCTGAGCTTGAACAGCTCCATGATGCAGCTTGCCATGGCTGTCGGCGCAGGAATCGGCGGGCTGATCGTTAACCGTGTTTCTTTGGCATCCATTACCTGGTTCGGGTTACTCGGAGTAGTCATCGCCATCATTGCCACGTTTGTATTGTCCAGCATGGCATCACGGCATTCGGTGATTCAATTAGCGGATTAA
- a CDS encoding LysR family transcriptional regulator has protein sequence MVMTTNNLKIFIKVADKMSITEAANDLYISQPAVSKAIKNIENDLNVKIFHRDKKTGLILTDVGKEVLVLARQMMNIENKIFQISNRENNLFGGGVKIGSFPAASTIFLSKAIALFKKKYPLVSIDLMEGSPNQINKWVEERVVDFGIVLSPVEGYEYKFLIQDKMVGILQDQHEVKNNIDLIAHQNNLILCKAGYEKVVSQIFKDNKINFDNSFIVQNADTLINMVKNGVGIGVMSEFILSSISHDFVKCSIHPPIDMEIGLIAHSFKELTPAAAAFVNVIENNNIN, from the coding sequence ATGGTTATGACAACTAACAATTTAAAAATCTTTATTAAAGTTGCAGACAAAATGAGCATTACAGAGGCAGCAAATGATTTATATATATCACAACCTGCTGTTAGTAAAGCTATTAAAAACATCGAAAATGATCTTAATGTAAAGATATTTCATCGAGATAAAAAAACAGGACTTATACTAACAGATGTAGGAAAAGAAGTATTAGTTCTTGCGAGACAAATGATGAATATTGAAAATAAAATTTTTCAAATTTCAAATAGAGAAAATAACTTGTTTGGTGGAGGAGTAAAAATTGGTTCTTTTCCAGCTGCATCAACTATTTTCCTTTCAAAAGCAATTGCTTTATTTAAAAAGAAATATCCTTTAGTCAGTATCGACCTAATGGAAGGTTCACCAAATCAGATAAACAAATGGGTTGAAGAACGAGTGGTTGACTTTGGAATTGTCTTGTCTCCTGTTGAAGGATATGAATATAAATTTCTTATTCAAGATAAGATGGTTGGGATATTACAGGATCAACATGAAGTGAAAAATAATATAGATTTAATTGCTCACCAGAATAACTTAATATTATGTAAAGCAGGTTACGAAAAAGTCGTATCACAGATTTTTAAAGATAATAAAATTAACTTTGATAATAGCTTTATTGTACAAAACGCTGACACATTAATTAATATGGTGAAAAATGGCGTTGGAATTGGTGTTATGTCTGAGTTTATCTTAAGTTCAATTTCCCACGATTTTGTAAAGTGTAGTATTCACCCTCCAATAGATATGGAAATAGGCTTGATTGCTCATTCTTTTAAAGAATTAACTCCTGCAGCAGCGGCGTTTGTAAACGTTATAGAAAATAATAATATTAATTAA